In one window of Mercurialis annua linkage group LG4, ddMerAnnu1.2, whole genome shotgun sequence DNA:
- the LOC126676679 gene encoding uncharacterized protein LOC126676679 encodes MEQDQEKKQHVCKLCNKSFMSGRILGGHMRAHSVKDSVQEDENLEKNNMGSEGSYGLRDNPKKSWKSSVLNDDNCVFSVQDRVECRICGKQFESPRSLHGHMRHHSAEERSRICCKECGKWFKTVRSLTGHMRLHSLKSKLSQESRTSSMPNLVVINSKTVNLVRRKRSDRKRYKVFSPNASFSSLNEYESGFDIENEDEEVAMVLLMLSRGECELGEFKSVDKSLDYDDSLSFEAKSLSETKTIASESFDAVSLSFEAKSLCGNKSVGSNKNGADVFANDGYDDELVKKKKPRVEMFNSCSDCDCSMGIEKKKIQLELPIESFYQPVDSTRPEVDGESGLVLCDTEINKGIHDEVDTKSDSSQIYRDKIGLDLDTNPSNDADFDSCDSETINSGSDLDDSKKKSQFQCKICNKLFPTHQSLGGHQTLHRTRKSCAALKIDHCQANTEIDKLDSITMEEDENGMSNTENVLKKRKKHKCLICFKFFASGQALGGHKRTHVVKFKDEQNMEIQQEVPDSYAGVAFDLNLPVMVDTMIANTEAGFKSCWPRNSYKHETLLDVVAT; translated from the coding sequence ATGGAGCAAGATCAAGAAAAGAAGCAGCATGTCTGCAAATTGTGTAACAAGAGCTTCATGAGTGGTAGAATATTGGGTGGTCACATGAGAGCTCATAGTGTTAAAGATTCAGTTCAAGAAGATGAAAATCTTGAAAAGAATAATATGGGCAGTGAAGGTTCTTATGGGCTAAGAGATAACCCCAAGAAATCCTGGAAATCTTCAGTCTTGAATGATGATAATTGTGTGTTTTCAGTTCAAGATCGTGTGGAATGTAGAATCTGTGGCAAACAATTTGAGTCTCCGAGATCTCTTCATGGTCATATGAGGCATCATTCAGCAGAAGAAAGGAGCAGAATTTGCTGCAAAGAATGTGGAAAATGGTTCAAGACAGTGAGATCTCTAACTGGTCATATGAGGTTGCATTCCTTAAAGAGTAAGCTTTCTCAAGAATCAAGAACTAGCTCAATGCCTAACTTGGTTGTAATAAATTCTAAGACTGTGAATCTTGTGAGAAGGAAGAGGTCTGATCGAAAAAGGTACAAGGTTTTTTCCCCTAATGCTTCATTTTCTAGCTTGAATGAATATGAATCTGGTTTTGACATTGAGAATGAAGATGAGGAAGTGGCTATGGTTTTGTTGATGTTATCTAGAGGTGAATGTGAATTGGGTGAGTTTAAATCTGTTGATAAGTCTTTAGATTATGATGATTCTTTGTCATTTGAGGCTAAATCTTTGTCTGAAACTAAGACAATTGCGAGTGAGTCTTTTGATGCTGTTTCTTTGTCATTTGAGGCTAAATCTTTGTGTGGAAATAAGAGTGTTGGGAGTAATAAGAATGGAGCTGATGTTTTCGCCAACGACGGTTATGATGATGAGCTAGTCAAGAAGAAGAAGCCGAGAGTTGAGATGTTTAATTCTTGTAGTGATTGTGATTGTAGTATGGGAATTGAGAAAAAGAAGATTCAATTGGAGCTTCCCATTGAGAGTTTTTACCAGCCAGTTGATTCCACTAGGCCTGAAGTGGATGGTGAATCTGGATTAGTGCTGTGTGATACAGAGATAAACAAGGGAATCCATGATGAAGTGGATACTAAATCAGATTCAAGCCAAATTTACAGGGATAAAATTGGATTGGATCTTGATACTAATCCAAGCAATGATGCTGATTTTGATTCTTGTGATTCTGAAACCATAAATTCTGGTTCAGATTTGGATGATTCTAAGAAGAAGAGTCAATTTCAGTGCAAAATCTGCAACAAGTTATTTCCCACTCATCAGTCACTTGGTGGACACCAAACACTGCACAGAACCAGAAAAAGCTGTGCTGCGCTTAAGATTGATCACTGCCAGGCTAACACTGAGATTGACAAGCTTGATAGCATTACAATGGAGGAGGATGAGAATGGAATGAGTAATACAGAAAATGTGttaaagaagaggaagaagcaTAAATGCCTCATCTGCTTTAAGTTTTTTGCTTCAGGCCAAGCTTTAGGGGGTCACAAGCGGACTCATGTTGTTAAATTCAAAGACGAGCAGAATATGGAAATCCAACAAGAAGTTCCTGATTCATATGCTGGTGTTGCATTTGATCTTAACCTCCCTGTCATGGTTGACACTATGATAGCCAATACTGAAGCTGGGTTCAAGTCGTGTTGGCCGAGAAACAGCTACAAGCATGAGACATTACTTGATGTTGTTGCTACCTAA
- the LOC126679474 gene encoding uncharacterized protein LOC126679474: protein MNPNPSSNPPPPQTTDAYYPSNYSYYVQPTAAAPEEPRPPGVDSYQPPLQQQQQQGHALSYAPLDTSASAYYLDPNLQNWDAKEAVRQYGFDPAAYGAALNVMVPQDGMQQLAIAQPGLTLLPNFTFQTQGNGTLKKLKKTKVVQSAHCEVCKVDCNSNEVLDQHKLGKKHKNNLEKLRVAAILSSASVEIQNPLIGPQPNPEKSKTGSGQKNKKKAAALEDLETKRRKIVEGGAAQEAVRVCAVCNVVCNSESVYNYHLAGRKHALMLKKQGITVAAAI from the exons ATGAATCCAAACCCTAGTTCCAACCCGCCACCGCCACAAACTACCGACGCATATTACCCTTCCAATTATTCTTACTATGTCCAACCAACTGCCGCCGCCCCCGAAGAGCCCCGACCACCAGGGGTCGACTCCTACCAGCCTCCCTTacagcaacaacaacaacaaggACACGCATTGTCATACGCCCCACTCGATACGTCTGCTTCTGCCTATTATTTGGATCCTAATTTGCAGAATTGGGATGCTAAAGAGGCCGTACGCCAATACGGGTTCGACCCGGCTGCATATGGAGCCGCTCTT AATGTTATGGTACCTCAAGATGGGATGCAACAGTTGGCTATAGCACAACCAGGGTTGACATTGTTGCCTAACTTTACATTTCAGACTCAGGGGAATGGTACTTTGAAGAAGCTAAAGAAAACGAAGGTCGTTCAATCTGCACATTGTGAAGTTTGTAAGGTGGATTGTAACAGCAATGAAGTACTCGACCAGCATAAATTAGGAAAGAAACACAAGAACAACTTGGAGAAATTACGGGTAGCTGCTATTTTGTCCAGTGCTTCAGTTGAGATACAGAATCCACTAATTGGGCCACAGCCAAACCCTGAGAAGAGCAAAACTGGCAGCGGACAGAAGAATAAAAAGAAAGCAGCCGCATTAGAAGATCTGGAGACAAAGAGAAGAAAAATTGTTGAAGGTGGGGCGGCTCAAGAGGCTGTTAGAGTGTGTGCAGTTTGTAATGTGGTGTGCAATAGCGAGAGTGTATATAATTATCATCTTGCTGGACGCAAGCATGCTTTGATGCTGAAGAAACAGGGAATAACCGTTGCTGCTGCCATTTAA
- the LOC126677546 gene encoding UDP-glucose 6-dehydrogenase 1, protein MVKICCIGAGYVGGPTMAVIALKCPAIEVVVVDISVSRINGWNSDQLPIYEPGLDAVVKECRGRNLFFSTDVEKHVFEADIVFVSVNTPTKTRGLGAGKAADLTYWESAARMIADVSKSDKIVVEKSTVPVKTAEAIEKILTHNSKGIKFQILSNPEFLAEGTAIDDLFKPDRVLIGGRETPEGQAAIKALKDVYSNWVPEDRILTTNLWSAELSKLAANAFLAQRISSVNAMSALCEATGADVAEVSYAVGKDTRIGPKFLNASVGFGGSCFQKDILNLVYICECNGLPEVAEYWKQVIKVNDYQKSRFVNRVVSSMFNTVSNKKIAILGFAFKKDTGDTRETPAIDVCKGLLGDKAQLSIYDPQVTEDQIQRDLSMNKFDWDHPLHLQPMSPGTFKQVSVTWDAYEAAKDAHGLCILTEWDEFKTLDYKKIYDNMQKPAYVFDGRNVANVDRLREIGFIVYSIGKPLDPWLKDMPSVA, encoded by the coding sequence ATGGTGAAAATTTGCTGCATTGGGGCTGGGTATGTTGGTGGCCCGACAATGGCGGTCATTGCACTCAAGTGTCCTGCTATTGAAGTAGTTGTTGTCGATATCTCTGTCTCTAGGATCAATGGCTGGAACAGTGATCAGCTTCCAATCTATGAGCCAGGCCTGGATGCTGTGGTAAAGGAGTGCCGGGGCAGAAATCTTTTCTTCAGTACTGATGTGGAGAAACATGTATTTGAGGCTGATATAGTCTTTGTTTCTGTCAACACCCCAACGAAAACTCGGGGTTTAGGAGCTGGTAAAGCTGCTGATCTGACATATTGGGAGAGTGCAGCACGTATGATTGCGGATGTGTCCAAGTCTGACAAAATTGTTGTCGAGAAATCCACAGTTCCGGTTAAGACAGCAGAGGCAATTGAGAAAATTTTGACCCACAATAGCAAGGGGATCAAATTTCAGATCCTATCAAATCCAGAGTTCCTTGCAGAGGGAACTGCCATTGATGATCTTTTCAAACCCGACAGGGTTCTCATTGGAGGGAGGGAAACCCCAGAGGGCCAAGCAGCAATCAAAGCCTTGAAGGATGTCTATTCTAATTGGGTACCTGAAGATCGCATTCTAACCACCAATCTCTGGTCTGCTGAGCTATCCAAGCTTGCTGCCAATGCCTTCTTGGCCCAGAGAATATCATCTGTTAATGCTATGTCCGCTCTCTGTGAGGCAACTGGGGCTGATGTTGCCGAAGTGTCCTATGCTGTCGGCAAAGACACTAGAATTGGTCCAAAGTTCTTAAATGCCAGTGTTGGTTTTGGTGGGTCCTGTTTCCAGAAGGATATTCTGAACCTGGTGTACATCTGCGAGTGCAATGGCCTTCCAGAAGTGGCGGAATATTGGAAACAGGTCATCAAGGTCAATGACTATCAAAAGAGCCGATTTGTGAACCGTGTTGTTTCCTCCATGTttaatacagtttcaaacaagAAGATTGCCATTTTAGGCTTTGCTTTTAAGAAGGATACCGGTGACACCAGGGAAACTCCAGCCATTGATGTGTGCAAGGGGCTATTGGGAGATAAGGCTCAATTGAGCATATATGATCCACAGGTGACTGAAGACCAAATTCAGAGGGACCTCTCAATGAACAAGTTTGACTGGGATCATCCTCTCCATCTCCAGCCAATGAGCCCCGGCACATTTAAGCAAGTGAGTGTAACTTGGGATGCATACGAGGCAGCAAAAGATGCACACGGTCTTTGCATTTTGACCGAGTGGGATGAGTTCAAGACTCTTGATTACAAGAAGATATACGACAACATGCAGAAGCCAGCTTATGTTTTCGACGGAAGGAATGTTGCCAATGTGGATCGGCTGAGAGAGATTGGTTTCATCGTATACTCAATTGGAAAGCCACTCGATCCATGGCTCAAGGACATGCCCTCTGTAGCTTAA
- the LOC126677348 gene encoding uncharacterized protein LOC126677348 — MIHKRSFVDEDSCGLACKQPRYLEHFDHLASIVPLDDADMQPIVSGENIKWQDVERSADDLAIAVSNEANNFESDASGSFPHFLWINNGILEADNLSLFPEYFDHGHQLRPIFQPDEGLSSLDYPFQKPVPIGPEHQVFVPDWEGADAFSSELHTSNPEDVTAQSSSSSIIANDGCKERLVGTCVLPMPDSEVHATDGCEGIKSECSCLDRRSIECVKQHIMEVRQKLRENLGEEIFEGLGFCDMGEFVASKWTEEEEQVFLDTVLSNPASFGKNFWDHLSVAFPCRRKSELVSYYFNVFMLRKRAEQNRFDPLNIDSDNDEWHKSEAGEAEEDEDSAVESLNEQAPVYHDGHAFNCNEHIEEDEETDASKESADEIERVATDEEYEGDLDDVSAVHNGIFTVGCGRDTGCKHFKEFPNENANDLDIEDDSCTSYEYHRDNVDCGGPLFMETDGRHSSRV; from the exons ATGATTCACAAACGGTCTTTTGTTGATGAGGATTCATGTGGGCTCGCTTGTAAGCAGCCTAGATACCTGGAACACTTTGACCATCTTGCCTCAATTGTTCCCCTGGATGATGCTGACATGCAACCTATTGTTTCAG gtgagaaCATCAAGTGGCAAGATGTTGAGAGGTCTGCAGATGATTTAGCCATAGCAGTTTCAAATGAGGCGAATAACTTTGAAAGTGATGCTTCTGGAAGCTTTCCCCATTTCCTTTGGATCAACAATGGAATTCTTGAGGCAGATAATCTCTCATTGTTTCCAGAATATTTCGATCATGGACACCAGCTAAGGCCTATATTTCAACCAGATGAGGGATTGTCATCTCTTGATTACCCTTTTCAGAAGCCAGTTCCTATTGGACCTGAGCATCAAGTTTTTGTTCCAGATTGGGAGGGTGCCGATGCATTTTCTAGTGAACTACATACATCTAATCCTGAGGATGTCACTGCACAATCATCTAGCTCTAGTATCATTGCTAATGATGGTTGCAAGGAGAGACTGGTGGGCACTTGTGTTCTTCCTATGCCAGATTCAGAAGTACATGCAACTGATGGGTGTGAAGGCATCAAAAGTGAGTGTAGCTGTCTTGATCGGAGGTCTATTGAATGTGTAAAACAACATATCATGGAAGTTAGACAAAAACTTAGGGAGAACCTTGGCGAGGAGATATTTGAGGGTCTGGGTTTCTGTGACATGGGGGAATTTGTTGCAAGCAAATGGACTGAAGAGGAAGAGCAAGTCTTCCTTGATACTGTTCTATCAAACCCTGCATCATTTGGCAAGAATTTTTGGGATCACCTGTCAGTAGCATTCCCATGCCGAAGAAAGAGCGAGCTTGTcagttattattttaatgtatttatgCTTCGAAAACGTGCCGAGCAGAATAGGTTTGACCCGCTAAACATTGACAGCGATAACGATGAGTGGCATAAAAGTGAAGCTGGAGAGgcagaagaagatgaagattcTGCAGTGGAATCTCTAAATGAACAAGCTCCTGTTTATCACGACGGCCATGCATTTAATTGCAATGAACACATCGAGGAGGATGAAGAAACAGATGCCTCCAAGGAGAGTGCTGATGAGATTGAGAGAGTTGCAACTGATGAGGAATATGAGGGAGATTTAGATGATGTTTCAGCAGTGCATAATGGTATTTTCACTGTTGGTTGTGGCAGGGATACAGGCTGTAAGCATTTCAAAGAGTTCCCTAATGAGAATGCAAATGATTTGGACATAGAAGATGATTCTTGTacatcatatgagtatcatagAGACAATGTGGATTGTGGGGGTCCACTTTTTATGGAAACAGATGGAAGGCATTCAAGTCGAGTGTGA